The window tgtaatttagcTTCAGGCTCAATAACAACGATATTAGACCAGTCGATCCTGTTGTAATCAACACAATAGCGCTGCGTTTTAGCATAATATAACCGGTCAGTGGAAGCTCCGTCTGCGGGGGAAGGGGCTGAGAAGCGGAAGGTTCTAGGGAAGCTACCCttggtacccttgagcaaggtaccaaccCAGAAATGCTAACATAGAGCCCTACGATGAGCTCATCTAGAGGCGCACCCAACCTTTGACACATGTGcagaggtcaagaggtcaagaAGACTAAAAATAACCCATCATATTCCAGAGTTGCAGCTGTATTTGCCGCCCCGACACACGCAAACggagctgggggggaggggacaggTGCGACCTTCGCCTTGCTAGCGACTCTCGAGAGCGTCGCCGTTCACTCATCGGCTCACTTTCCTGCGGGGCGAGTTAGCGCTGGAGGTGTCTGTTTAGCGCCGCTAGCTGCagcgaggagcagagggagggatcAGAGCCGAAGCGAAGAGTCTCAGGGCGCCGGCGGACAGAACACCTGCTGGCTTCTGCTTATTTTTGGTGCAGACGTCAGCACAGCAGAGCCCGGGAGTCTGTCGCTCCGTAATCTTCCATCTTTTTTTAcccatttttcattttacagCCGCCTCTTGCACACCCGGAGAAACTGGGAAGCCACGATTTGAGGCTTGGGATGAATCCTCCGTGAGCGGCGGCCGTCCAGACGCTCTGCACGCCTCGCCTCAGCGTGGCGTCTCTATCCCGATGTCATGGCAATGCGGTTGCTATGAGATCCATTTATCTGGAGATCTGGCTGCTTGCAGACGGAGGAGCCGCTCGCGACAACAAAGCCTCAACCTTCATTCCTATTCTGTCCTCCCGACTGTCCAAAAAACAGACCCGGTTGCCGTAAGACGCCCGACAGGCAGGTTCCGACCCCCCCTCTGGCTGCACGTCTCTCTGCTCGGTGGGTCCCAGCGTGACGCGCGTTGCTGAACCTTTGACCTGCGGATCCGAGCGGCAGCAGGAATACCGCCTACGCGCTTTTAGGAGATTTGGTTTGCTAATAAAAAGCCTCCTCGCTCAAATCCGAGACGGAGCGCTCATGGCAGAGAGGGAAGCGGTGGGAGCTTTGGGCGGCGAAGGTCAACGGGGCTGTtcggcggggaggggggggtgcatgTTTTGGAAAAGAGTCCAGAAGAGGGAATGTTTTCACTTATGGAGGCGGAATCTTTTCCCCCCTGCTAGGAAAATGAGGCGCACCTGTACGGCAGGAATGAGACGCTGTTGCGGACAGAAGCATCACGTCTTTTATCCCGAGTGTCTCAGCGAGCAACGTCAGCCATCTTGAGGAGGGGTTCGGAGCGTCCCCATCCAGAGGCAGTCGGTTCTGAGGTCTGTGTGGAAGCCCCTTGTTGATCAGCACCAGGCCTGAGTGGTCGTTGCAGGATGAGATGTAAACATTGGACACATTCACGCCAGATTAGGCAAATGTAGCTAACGCCTACGCGGCCCGACATGACCGCAGCCCGGCGAGGGCCAGAATGCCAACAATTCAGCTAATTTTGGACCCTTTAAATTGGTGATTTCACACCTATAAATTGGCACGTAATCCTGTGGGGCTCAGATGACCTACATGCTAACAAAACACAGCTTCGTTAGCCCACTTTGCTGCTGTCCGTGTTGCGGATCACAAAGTTTGACACCGTAAAACCTCATCGGGTCACATGAGCTTCAAAACATCCCAGTTAAATTAAACTGGACTAAATCTTAAACCAATTTTAGGGAACAAATGAGTCTGTAAATGGGTTAATAACCTTCCTCTGAGAAATATGTTATGTATATTAAATTAGAACATTATATGACTGTTTTGACCCGCTGGATGATGCACACAATCGCCATGTTTGTCTCCCCTGACAAAAGTGTGCTTTTAGTCTATTTCCTGAGGTTACACAACAACCTGGGACAGATTATCCACGAGGGAAGAAAATCAGTAAAAGAGTAATTCGATCAAGCGATCAACGGCGCGATTAAACGCCTGGCGGCCGGACGCGGTACTGCAGGAGGACCCAGGCGCGCAACAGTAGTTCCAAACCACATCTGTCGTCATAGGCACGAGGGAAAACCAGCCTTTCGCCTGCAAATGGGACAGATTCATGGAAAATAGACACACCTGTGCGTCTCCAGACAGTCAGCCCAGGACACTGCCTCCACACGTCCCAGATCATCTGGCCCGTCCAACAAAGGCCACGTGTCTGCAGCTGCCCGGGACAATGGCAGGTAAtcatcgtgtgtgtgcgtgcgtgtgtgtgtgtggtgtgtgtgtgtgtgtgtgtgggtgtcagGATCACTGCTCCAGTGTTGCCACAATTTTTCTCCCACACGGGAGCACGAGACACTGGAGAAATAAACGAGGCTCTTGATGTGAAGAATTTTAAATTGTGCTGTGCTGGTCTATTTTTGTGACACGGAAATGTTCTGGGATTTTCGTGGGCGCTCCCGTTTGTGTCACTTGAACATTAAAAGCTTCGACTGTTCGGCGACGTCCTTCGCTGCTAaaggaaacaataaaatgaaagaTTCAGTAAAAAGGGGATCAAAAAGTGACATTTTGCTGATTAactagaggggaaaaaagggaaacggCGTTTAAAAGAGGAGAAACTCAGCAAAAATCACTCAGAGCGGGTTCGGGAAACTCTCGAATGGCCCAGAATCGAACCCATAACCTTCTCACCGTGTGTCCCCGTGTCCCCAGTCCACTAACTCTTCTCCTTCAGCCCCTCGTCCATCACTGGAAGATCCCAAAGGTGTCAGACTCAGCTGGACCTGATCTCCAGACTGGAACCCCCTCCATCCTCAGGGAGGGGCTCTAGTGAGAGAAGCAGGGCCACAAAAGAGGAGGCACAGCACCCCTGGGGTGCGCCGGTCTGATGACTCACTTCCTGGCTCCCTCTGCATCAcgtgactctctctctctctctcacacacacacacacacacacacacgtatccaCGGAGCACTCCAGATTAAAGTGTCTCGGCGATGAAACACTTAAAATCTGATTGGATGCAGTCACAGCGGGGGAAACTTTTGAGcgctgtttccatggcgatgggTTGTGACATCTGTTGTGATAAGAGCGCCGGTTTTATTTTTCCGGCTGCAGGGAAATCTGACTGTCGGGGGCGACAGAGACGTCAGAGGAGCCGGATCGGAACAGAACCTCATCAGCTGCAGGCCGgggtagggtgtgtgtgtgtgtgtggggggggggggggggggtgaaccgGAGTGACCtggcaagaaaaacaacactcCGACGCAATTTGTTTGCGGGTGACACATGCAGCCCCCAGGATTTCTGCCTGTATAATGAGGCAAAAGTTGTTGTGGGAAACAATCTGCACCCTCATTAGAGCCACCGTCGGACGATCTGAGGGTGGAATCCAGGCGCAtccatgatgggggggggggggggggcatcaccgTCGTCATCATTCTTAACCATGAAGAGGCAGGAAATGTAAAAACCCACAGCAGAGGGTCGTGTGGGTTCAGAGCTGAGCCCAGCAGGGGGGGAGACAgatgcaggtggggggggggggggtggaaaccCGAAGGTGTGATGAATAGCGCCACCTGCCGGGGCAGAGGTGCCTAAATCGGCTCTGCAGCCTGAACGAATCAGGACACTGGGGGCGTCATTAGATGCTCATGATGGGATGCACGAGTGGGTGACGGAGGCAGGGAAATGGACCCAGCATGAAACGCAGCCCAACTCGATCACCTTGAGGATCAGACGGATTTCTGATCAGATCTAAAAACTCACCTGGGTTCCAATTGGATGAGACTGTTCCCGCctcgtccagcagggggcggcagAGGCGCGTTTCGGAAACGGCTTCAACACGATTTAGTCAAACTTCGTATTTCTGGAAAATGACTGAGGCCGAAAACTTAATTTAGCATGAAAATATAAAACTCACATGTTCTctttatttgctgtttgtaGATAGTTGTACACCACTAGagatttggagaaaaaaaatcatgaatGTTGACTCTGAACACATCTGGAGATGAAAATAAAACGAGAAATATCAAGATTACTAAgaggtttctttaaaaaaaaaaaaaaatctttgtggTTTCCGGGCGCTCGGCTGTACACGTGGGCGTTTGTACAAAATTCTACCGTTCAATAACAGTTAAAAACGTGAATAAAAGTACATCGTATGTACAAAACGAAGACGAAGCCATTTAGTCGAGATACTAAAAGTCACTTCAGAGAAATCAAAGCGTCTGAAAATGAAGCGATTATTAAAGCCATCTCAGGAGGAAGGAAGCTCACCAACGACACACTTTGGGCGAACGTCGTTCTTCAACAAACATAACGGAGAACAACGCGACGGCGGTATTTACAATTTTCCACATTCAGTTGAAACACTGACAAAGAAGGTGGGCTGGAAACCACAAAACACGATCATCTGAGGGGGGGGCGGCGGGTCCAGCGGGGCTCCGAGACGCTCCGCTCTCGTTCAAGTGTAACCAGGAAGTGCGTCAGCGCTGGAGGGCCGATGCTCAGCGCTCCCGTAGCTCCGGCCTGGACCTGGACGCCACATCTGCTCCAGCGTCGGTGGAGCCAACACCCGACTATTAAAGGCACTGAAACAAAAGGCTCCTCCTGACCAGACACATCGTCTGGAGGGGAGAAAACAGCCTCCTGCCCCCACTTGTCCTCTTATCAACACACAGCGACATCGCCTGCTCCGTCcataaccacccccccccccccccccccgaatacTTGTAGTTGAGTAGAAGCAAACGAGAGACTGAAAATAACTCCCAGGAGTGAGACTGTTGGAGGAAGATTGGCACTGGAATACcagtctgtgggggggggcatgattGACACCCCGCAGGAGCCCTGAGTGACCCTGTCCTGATTCAAAAATgatcactgggggggggggggggggacagaactGTGGCCGCACACAGACGGGAAGAATCAGCAGAAATGTCCGTGAAGGGAGGTGTGCTTGCACCTGAGGGAACGGCCAGAAGGGGGCAGCACGGTCCAAtctgagaggacaggagagcgGAGAAGATGCAGGTGTGATGCCGAGGGCGCAGCCGCTGGTCCAGATGGGTGACAGggcattttgggggggggcaacgaGGGTCTGTGTGTTGTGCTTGGCTGAAATGAGTGGCCGGGTGTCTGTGGCTGATGGTTTCTGCTGGTTTCAGTGGGTCTCGCTGCTCACTGGCCTTCGGGTGTGAGCATCTCCTCGGCTCGCCGGTGCAGCTCCAAGGCCGTGACGGTGCAGATGTCTCTGGGCAGTTCGGATTTCCTCCGCACCAGCGGGCGCTCCCGACGCTGCTCCTTCTGGATCTGAACGAGAGGAGAGGGATTCAAAAACCAGGACGCGCACCAGTGGCTCTGCGCCCCcatgacctcctgacctctgtgGCTTCTTCCTGTACGGTTTTCTTCAGCATGTTGACATCGTCGAGCGGTGGCCCGTCTGTCTCCATGTCCACCGGTCTTTCTGGACCCGCGGAGTCGCGGTACATCAGAAACTGTGCCGAGAGGAGAGGATAAATCAGTGGGCTGGTCAGACAGACACGGTTGGGTGAGACTGGGAGGTATTTTTGCCGTCACATTGGTTGCTCTGATCCCACTGGGGGGGGCCAGTACCTGTGGGTTGGATTTAGCCAGGTTCTCGATCTTCAGCCAGGCTTCGTCTCTTTCCATCCATTTGGCTTTTTCTCTGACAAAAGTTGCGAGAAGGCAGTTAACAGACCCCCGCTGGTTTTCgtgtgtgctgcagatgtgACGGGACGTACTTGCTTTTCTCCGCCCTGAACTGCTGGGTGCAGTCATCAAACAGCTTCTGGTTCATCTCCATGAAGAGCTTCAGCGCGTTGTAGATGAGCCCGTGGATGGTCCTGTGGACAGACGGGATCAGTGTGGATCACAGACAAAGACGAccccggtgggggggggggggggggcacttacTTGTTCCAGTGGGTCTTTGAGTTGCGGTACAGAGACGGGAACATGATGGGCAGGATCTTGGCAGCGTTGTCACTGATCAGGCTCATGATGTACTCGTTGTTCCAGTAGTACAGAGCTCGCTCGGCCACCTGAGGACACGCGTGTCGTCAGCGCTACGTCACAGGTCAACAGGTGACACACATTCATCCAGGGAGGGGGCAGACCTGAAAGTGAGGGCTGGACACACACTTGGCCAGCTGCCTGAAGAGAGGCTCCATGACTTTGACAAACTCGGACGGCTCGATGACGTCcaggatctcctccagctcGTTGAGGAACATCACCTCTTTGGGACTGTGGGTCTTTGGCCAGTACTTCAACAGAGCCATCACCGTCTGCAGGCAGAGCAGAAACAGGCTTcaaacaggcagcaacagacCGCCTGCTGCATGTAGCATGCCGCCGCTAACAGCTAGCATCCCGCACAGGTCCATCTTTCCATGCGTCTCGTCGTTAGTGCTTACCGGCTCCGTGAGGGTGCTGTCCTTCTCCAGGAACTGTACCACGCAGTAGGCCagctgaagaaaacagcagatttaACCGTTTGAGCGCAGACGGTTCCGATTCAGAGCAAGAATGAGGAAGTGGTTACCTGTGGGTGGTACACGCTGAGAGACTTGACTTTGTGTAGCggcagcagaaccttcagcaggaaAATCTTGTGCTCTTCTTTTAAAGGTAACGCAAAGCCGTTAATTATACTGTGAAGAGGAAGGCGACGGTGAGCTGGTCATTGGGCAGCCAAAGATTTGTCACAAACCTCAGTTAAGTGTTTAAAAAGAACTCACCTGCCTAAAATTTCCAGTAGTTCTGCTATTCCGTTATGGTGCTCGGTCTCATAAATGAACCTAGAAGAGCAACACCTGCATAAACACCTGTGAGGGCCAAAAACTGAAGCGCCTCAGGCAACACTCACCGATAAAATATGTGATTAATCTGCTTCCGAATGTACGCTCTCAGGCCCAGGAACTTGCCGTAGATGCGATGAAGAGTCGTCTTTAAGAAATCTCTTTCTCTGGGATCTTCGCTGTCGAACAGATCTAAGAGCtggttccaaaaaaaaagacgtTTCACAAACCAAAGAACCCAAAATAACAAAAGCTTTATGAAGACCAGCGTCCGTTTACCTGCATTACAAACTTCTGGTCGATATATTTTTTGGCTACGTTTGGTTGAAAATCCGGCGACTCCAAGAAGCGGAGGAAGAATTCATAGACGAGCTGCGGAAAGAGAAACAGGTTATTTTAAGAAACAAAACTATTTACGggttcagcgtgtgtgtgtgtgtgtgtgtgtgtgtgtttacttggaTGTGTGGCCAGGCTGCTTCTAGCGTCGGCTCGTCTTCTTCGGGGTCAAACTCGGCTCCTGTGGGGTTGGACGACGGCGGCAACGTTCGGAATATATTTACAGCaaactgagaggagaggaacaaagaggtcaaaggtcagaccacGCTGGCCCGAACGAGGCAAATGGAACGACCACATCCTGTCACCCAGGTCTAAATCCTGAAAACATGCAACAAACATGAGAGCGGACGCCTGGCTCTGGACCCTTTGATGATGAGGGGCTTTTAAAGGGTTTTTGTCTCCCAGGCTGCAGCGAATCTGAGTAGATTTTCATGCTGATCTGGCAGCTCTGTTGCATCTTTGCGGCCCTGATCAAACAAACCCCCAACGAGGGGGAGGCGGGTGCATTTGCACCTTGATCGCTTGGCGTTTAGCGCGGACGCGGTGCTTTGATTCACATCAAAAGCGCTTTAATAGGACGTGACAACGTGTCCCCGGCAACACTGAGGATGGTGAgcgaggagcagcttcagaggcTGATAAATGGACGGTACATGATGGGGCCGGCTCGCCGTGGTCTCCCAGGAGCAGCCTGTACCCTGaaacagcagacaggaagacacgGAGGAAGGCCAGCAGGCCAGCAGGCGCTGACATTTGGGCTCGGCTCCATAGCGCAGCACTGACCATGTGAACCACCTCTGGGTAGATGGGCTCTGTGACCACGTTCCTGTTGTGGGTGATGAACTCCACCATCTCGCTCAGAGCCGCCCGTTTCACTTCCTTCCATTTTAGGTCGCTCAGGGGGTCCGAAACGAAGTCGAAGAGGACGCAGCACTGCCGCAGCTTCTGGATGAACAGCTTCTCCTGCTCCGCGGGGGGAACGTCTGCggaacagaggaggaacccACAGATGTACAACCGGCACTAATATGGTGATCTGTGACGAACAGATGAACAAAAACCTTCCTTTTTCTCATCATTTAATGTTATTTACATTGAGTCAACCAAGAATCCTGGTGTTTAACGCCATCCTGATGGCAGTTAAAGAGCCATCCCTCCATTAGGCTCTGCAAACACACGGCCTGTCGCCACGGTGATCAGAGGCCGAGGTGGGACTCACACCCAAACATAAACCCAGACACGGACGCGCGCTCATCAGCCCGAGTGCGCCGGCTCGAGTTACGCCGCAGCGCTAGGGTTTCTGAACgcagctgaaatattcagagACACGCTGTGCGGGCGCAGACGTCACAGGCGGAGCCCTcggcatgatgggaaaataaCCTTTACTCATCTGAAGCCTCCAGCTCAGACAGGAAGCCGGCCGTGGGTGCAAATGTGAAAAGCTCAGCATCATCGAACGATTAAAGTTTGATGATGTGATCTGTGAAGTGGCACCAGCGGTGACTGTCACTAAATGCAAACGTGCGCTCCAGGATTAACATTTCTCCCGTGTTACAAAGACCCCGACGGGAGTATTTAAAGTGGAGCGATGCTCGGATCTGTTTTCTCCATCAGGTGAAACAGGGAAGGACTGAATTAACCCCattcagtaaaaaaacaaaacaaatatcaCCTCTTTTCCAGCTCTTATAATCCCGACCAATTATTTAATCTGCGCATAAACAAGTAGATGTTGTAAATTTGCAGTTTAAAATCAGTTTCAGTGGCTATGAGACAACATGAGACAACAGGTTACTGAGGCTGGACATTGTGGACACATGCACAATAGACTGGGCAGGACAGTTTGACCTTACTTCCTATGACATCAAGAGTCCTGATGGGGGATGGGAGACACTGAAGTAGCActgctcccctctctctctctctcaccctcttcctctgacttgTGCTAAGCTAAGCGATGTCCTGGAAAAACCCTTCTTGActggcacaaacacaaaccccctcttcctcttccagaaaTCCTCCTGCCGCTAACGCTGCCAGCAGGAAAACTCTCAGTCTCTCTCAGCAACTTTTGGAAAAGTCATCCAACAGTCTGTGGAAAGTGAAGCTGCTAAATCAATAAATGCTGCTCATTCCCCCCTTTGACAGACACAAACCTCACCTCTAAAATGCACCAGGGCCAGAGGCTGAAAAGGCCCGTTGGAGCCTGCTGCATCCAGAACCATGTCACCGGTCGCTCCGGTACATGCCGACATCAGTGAGTCAAGTCTGACGGGGAGGAGAGGGCAGCCCGGGCTAAAGAGAGGAGCCAGCCTCCATTTTAgcaccagcacagagcagaaaatgaagcaccctgctgctggagggaaCCAGCTAGCTTGTGATGTCATACCTGACTGCAGCCGCACGGTTGGCCCAACGCAGTCACGTGTCCTGGCAGTCAGCATATATAATCATGAGGGATGGGATTGGCTGCCGCGCTGACAGGAAAGGGGCCGggactgtgtttgtgttgggagaGAGAGCAGCTACTTCTGTCAGTCTTAAAGCACAACACCGTCTGTCATCTAAGCACACATTCTAATTCAAATATACCTAATTCCCAGGAGAAGACAGGGTTGCTATAGGGGTCGCAAGCACACCGCGGCAGGCGTTCACCATGGTAACGCTCAACCACGAGGGCTGCACAGAGCTAAGAGGCCGGGTTATCACACTGGACGTGGGCTGCAGGACGGGCTCTGACCATCGCGTGGGAGCCGCCTTGGAGCGAGTCCTGCAGGACAGATGGCTCTCTGAGGCCACCACCTGAGCCCAGGTGCAACTCGCAGCGGCACGGAGGCAGGAAGTCTCCGTCTGAGCGACACAGGATGTGCATGTGCAGAGAGCAAcgctgcctcagcagcacctgggaggagggggagaggtgTGCGTCTGCAGTGAGGACAGCTGAATGCACAGATTCAGGCAGGCTGGCGAGTGAGAGGAGAGCGAGCTagggggaaggaaaaaaaacaatttcctGTGCATTGTATAAGAAGTCATGTAGCAATGGGATGTGGCGAGCCCCACCCGTTCTATCTACAGTAATTGAGCAGAagtgcaaaaacaaacccacagtCTTTGTTCTGCTTGTGCGGTGAGAACCAGTGTCGTCCTCCAGATTATTACTGTCAATCTGGGACCGTTTTACTGCTAATTTACTGCTGTCTTACATGAAAGGCAACAGTACAGAGATGAGCTGGATTAAAAGAGGACAGGCAGTACATGTTGTTTTGGATAAGCTGTTCCATTATTAGGAGAATTAACTTCTCTATATTTAACAACACCCACTTGTTACAAATGGTGTCCAAACCCTGGTTTGGCACATGCGTTTGTCAGGCTTGAGCAGTTTGTTGCAGCTATTTCTGGCAGAGATTGAACGTGTGAGTCTGTGATGGAGTGAGAGCGCCTCACAGCCCGATAGCAAAGCTTTTCTTAGGCCGCTGTCAATAACAGCAGGCGAGCCGCGTTCGAGTGCTTCATCTACATCTCTGCAGACCCTCAGAAGCACTTTGAGATGCAAAACCAAGTATCAAATCCAAGATCTCCACTCTGGCCGTTGACCGAGCTATGGTGTTCCGATGGAGGAGCACCTGTGTGAGCGGGGCAGGAAACCCTTCCCAGAAACCTGCCGTTTCCTTTAGGAGCGGCACGTTACACTCAGGACACATCTCTGTTGTTCCAGAGTCATGGCAGCCTGCTGGAGGCGCTACAGTTTAACAGAGTTTAAAGGAAATGATGCAGAAGTATTTGTGTATTCCTGCCTGAGAGGCAATTGAAATTCTGTTTTTAGCGCTAACTCGTTTCTGACAGCAGGTGGCGACAAACTGTCAGGAAACAGATGCTTTAGGCAGGAGAGCATCTAaat of the Takifugu flavidus isolate HTHZ2018 chromosome 19, ASM371156v2, whole genome shotgun sequence genome contains:
- the ppp2r5cb gene encoding protein phosphatase 2, regulatory subunit B', gamma b isoform X4 codes for the protein MPNKSKKDKETPKSAKVGKSGGPENSEHENSNRKASNSVPPTTQLLKGKQPGSQTPVKKDKRQSSSRFSLSNNRELQKLPAFKDVPPAEQEKLFIQKLRQCCVLFDFVSDPLSDLKWKEVKRAALSEMVEFITHNRNVVTEPIYPEVVHMFAVNIFRTLPPSSNPTGAEFDPEEDEPTLEAAWPHIQLVYEFFLRFLESPDFQPNVAKKYIDQKFVMQLLDLFDSEDPRERDFLKTTLHRIYGKFLGLRAYIRKQINHIFYRFIYETEHHNGIAELLEILGSIINGFALPLKEEHKIFLLKVLLPLHKVKSLSVYHPQLAYCVVQFLEKDSTLTEPTVMALLKYWPKTHSPKEVMFLNELEEILDVIEPSEFVKVMEPLFRQLAKCVSSPHFQVAERALYYWNNEYIMSLISDNAAKILPIMFPSLYRNSKTHWNKTIHGLIYNALKLFMEMNQKLFDDCTQQFRAEKSKEKAKWMERDEAWLKIENLAKSNPQFLMYRDSAGPERPVDMETDGPPLDDVNMLKKTVQEEATEIQKEQRRERPLVRRKSELPRDICTVTALELHRRAEEMLTPEGQ
- the ppp2r5cb gene encoding protein phosphatase 2, regulatory subunit B', gamma b isoform X3; the encoded protein is MPNKSKKDKETPKSAKVGKSGGPENSEHENSNRKASNSVPPTTQLLKGKQPGSQTPVKKDKRQSSSRFSLSNNRELQKLPAFKDVPPAEQEKLFIQKLRQCCVLFDFVSDPLSDLKWKEVKRAALSEMVEFITHNRNVVTEPIYPEVVHMFAVNIFRTLPPSSNPTGAEFDPEEDEPTLEAAWPHIQLVYEFFLRFLESPDFQPNVAKKYIDQKFVMQLLDLFDSEDPRERDFLKTTLHRIYGKFLGLRAYIRKQINHIFYRFIYETEHHNGIAELLEILGSIINGFALPLKEEHKIFLLKVLLPLHKVKSLSVYHPQLAYCVVQFLEKDSTLTEPTVMALLKYWPKTHSPKEVMFLNELEEILDVIEPSEFVKVMEPLFRQLAKCVSSPHFQVAERALYYWNNEYIMSLISDNAAKILPIMFPSLYRNSKTHWNKTIHGLIYNALKLFMEMNQKLFDDCTQQFRAEKSKEKAKWMERDEAWLKIENLAKSNPQVLAPPSGIRATNFLMYRDSAGPERPVDMETDGPPLDDVNMLKKTVQEEATEIQKEQRRERPLVRRKSELPRDICTVTALELHRRAEEMLTPEGQ
- the ppp2r5cb gene encoding protein phosphatase 2, regulatory subunit B', gamma b isoform X1, with the translated sequence MSACTGATGDMVLDAAGSNGPFQPLALVHFRDVPPAEQEKLFIQKLRQCCVLFDFVSDPLSDLKWKEVKRAALSEMVEFITHNRNVVTEPIYPEVVHMFAVNIFRTLPPSSNPTGAEFDPEEDEPTLEAAWPHIQLVYEFFLRFLESPDFQPNVAKKYIDQKFVMQLLDLFDSEDPRERDFLKTTLHRIYGKFLGLRAYIRKQINHIFYRFIYETEHHNGIAELLEILGSIINGFALPLKEEHKIFLLKVLLPLHKVKSLSVYHPQLAYCVVQFLEKDSTLTEPTVMALLKYWPKTHSPKEVMFLNELEEILDVIEPSEFVKVMEPLFRQLAKCVSSPHFQVAERALYYWNNEYIMSLISDNAAKILPIMFPSLYRNSKTHWNKTIHGLIYNALKLFMEMNQKLFDDCTQQFRAEKSKEKAKWMERDEAWLKIENLAKSNPQVLAPPSGIRATNFLMYRDSAGPERPVDMETDGPPLDDVNMLKKTVQEEATEIQKEQRRERPLVRRKSELPRDICTVTALELHRRAEEMLTPEGQ
- the ppp2r5cb gene encoding protein phosphatase 2, regulatory subunit B', gamma b isoform X6 is translated as MVEFITHNRNVVTEPIYPEVVHMFAVNIFRTLPPSSNPTGAEFDPEEDEPTLEAAWPHIQLVYEFFLRFLESPDFQPNVAKKYIDQKFVMQLLDLFDSEDPRERDFLKTTLHRIYGKFLGLRAYIRKQINHIFYRFIYETEHHNGIAELLEILGSIINGFALPLKEEHKIFLLKVLLPLHKVKSLSVYHPQLAYCVVQFLEKDSTLTEPTVMALLKYWPKTHSPKEVMFLNELEEILDVIEPSEFVKVMEPLFRQLAKCVSSPHFQVAERALYYWNNEYIMSLISDNAAKILPIMFPSLYRNSKTHWNKTIHGLIYNALKLFMEMNQKLFDDCTQQFRAEKSKEKAKWMERDEAWLKIENLAKSNPQVLAPPSGIRATNFLMYRDSAGPERPVDMETDGPPLDDVNMLKKTVQEEATEIQKEQRRERPLVRRKSELPRDICTVTALELHRRAEEMLTPEGQ
- the ppp2r5cb gene encoding protein phosphatase 2, regulatory subunit B', gamma b isoform X2 — encoded protein: MSACTGATGDMVLDAAGSNGPFQPLALVHFRDVPPAEQEKLFIQKLRQCCVLFDFVSDPLSDLKWKEVKRAALSEMVEFITHNRNVVTEPIYPEVVHMFAVNIFRTLPPSSNPTGAEFDPEEDEPTLEAAWPHIQLVYEFFLRFLESPDFQPNVAKKYIDQKFVMQLLDLFDSEDPRERDFLKTTLHRIYGKFLGLRAYIRKQINHIFYRFIYETEHHNGIAELLEILGSIINGFALPLKEEHKIFLLKVLLPLHKVKSLSVYHPQLAYCVVQFLEKDSTLTEPTVMALLKYWPKTHSPKEVMFLNELEEILDVIEPSEFVKVMEPLFRQLAKCVSSPHFQVAERALYYWNNEYIMSLISDNAAKILPIMFPSLYRNSKTHWNKTIHGLIYNALKLFMEMNQKLFDDCTQQFRAEKSKEKAKWMERDEAWLKIENLAKSNPQFLMYRDSAGPERPVDMETDGPPLDDVNMLKKTVQEEATEIQKEQRRERPLVRRKSELPRDICTVTALELHRRAEEMLTPEGQ
- the ppp2r5cb gene encoding protein phosphatase 2, regulatory subunit B', gamma b isoform X5 — its product is MEGWLFNCHQDGVKHQDSWLTQYVPPAEQEKLFIQKLRQCCVLFDFVSDPLSDLKWKEVKRAALSEMVEFITHNRNVVTEPIYPEVVHMFAVNIFRTLPPSSNPTGAEFDPEEDEPTLEAAWPHIQLVYEFFLRFLESPDFQPNVAKKYIDQKFVMQLLDLFDSEDPRERDFLKTTLHRIYGKFLGLRAYIRKQINHIFYRFIYETEHHNGIAELLEILGSIINGFALPLKEEHKIFLLKVLLPLHKVKSLSVYHPQLAYCVVQFLEKDSTLTEPTVMALLKYWPKTHSPKEVMFLNELEEILDVIEPSEFVKVMEPLFRQLAKCVSSPHFQVAERALYYWNNEYIMSLISDNAAKILPIMFPSLYRNSKTHWNKTIHGLIYNALKLFMEMNQKLFDDCTQQFRAEKSKEKAKWMERDEAWLKIENLAKSNPQVLAPPSGIRATNFLMYRDSAGPERPVDMETDGPPLDDVNMLKKTVQEEATEIQKEQRRERPLVRRKSELPRDICTVTALELHRRAEEMLTPEGQ